The stretch of DNA TCCATCAAAATGCATCTCGTAATTACAAGAACGGTATCCTGAGTCTTCATATGCTTCAGTAAATACCCAGCTTCTTCTTTTTTCAGCTTGGAATGTCTCCGGAATGAACAAGCATCATAAAAACAACATTTCTTTCTGGAAAAAATTTCTGATATGATCTGATCTTTCCCGGTAATTATCCAAGGCATGATTTCTTGTATATTATAGGGGTTATCCACATAGCCTTCTGCCATTTGCTATTCCCCCCTTACTTCTCTGTAGAGCCTTTTCATATTCTGAAGAACTTTTTTTAATGTTCTTTCATTTAAATAAGCTCCTTCCATACATTCTTCACCATATCGCTTCACCATGTACTCCAACTTGTCGTAATCATCCCTATACGATGGATTTAAAATACTTTCATCCAGCCATAGTCTGGAAAAACCATTCTTTATATCATCTGCAGATATTTCCAGTAACATCTTTGATATATCTGATTCTTCCAGAAGTTCCAGTTCAAAGCATCGGACCAGTACAGCCATATAAGGAACCTGATAATAATTCATCAGGCGAAATACTGTATCTCTTTCATTATTTTCAGATTCCGCATGAAATTTCTGAAACATAAAACGAAATCCGCTTGTGGGCATCAAAAGCATTCCGGCAAACAAATTAGCTGCAACTTCCTCTTCATGTGTATAATAATCATCATTGGCAAACTCCACCTTTGTACGAAAATCTGTTTTCTGATAAAGCACATGATACAGTTCATGGCACAAAGCAAAATTCACATTTACCTTTGGCAATGATGTATTAAGTACAATATATCCCAACGCATCTCCTTTATAACAAAGAGCTCCTATTTCCTGATCACAGAAAGGCAGTTCTATAATAAGATATCCTTTTTTCTGAAAAGATGGTCTTACGATCTGCATAATATTAAGAAGTTCTTTATCGTTACTGATTCCCGCAAAAGAACAGAAGCTTCTTATCTTCTCTTCCATCTCTTCTTTATGACAATCCCCATATTGGATTATCTTTCTAAGACGTTTAATATCCATGGACTACTCCTTTGATATATTCATAAATCGATGTTTCGCACTCATTACTTCATCAATATTTTCCATCAGATTTTCAAGCTTTCCCGCAATTTCATTCTGACGTTCTGTAGGATTTCCTGCATAAAAAGCAATTTTTTCCTGTGTGTAATCACTGATCTGAGGGATAAAAAAAGAATCTTTCATAAAGAAATCCATTTTTTTCCCCAACGCAGATGCTATTTTTTCCATATCGGTGCTGTTTATATCCTGTACACCAGTCAGAATACGCGACAATTTTTTCCCATCAATTCCCGTTTTCAAACTGATATATGTCTGCTTAATCTTCATCTGTGAGAGATAAACATTTACATTTTCTATATATTTTGTCATGTCACATCTCCTCTTCCTTATCTTTCTGTTTATATATTATCTTGCTATGTACTATAATTATACGCTCTTTCATTAATATATCAACAAGGAAATCTCATTTAACAGGATTTTTATTTATATTTTTATTTTTCAAAAATTTTTTTTTAATTTCGAACCATATTTTCTCATTTTTTAATACTCTGATTTATTTTTCATCGCTTGACTTTTCCCATTTCAACTGCTATATATAATATTTGAAATAAAATAATTTGACTTTAAAAGGAATAAAAACTACCATGAATCCATTAAAAAAAGCTTACTGCCGGATTTTCCAGAATGTCTTTAAATTCGCCCTTCCACTGCTTCCTTACCGCAATCCGAAGATCATAGGAAGTGTCAAAGGGATCCCGGAAGTTCTGGAAAAAAGAAACTATAACAATGTACTCATCATCACAGATGCAGGTATCCGAAGCCTTGGCCTTACAGAAAGACTGGAGCAGACACTGAAGCGAAGCTGCATCTCTTACCATATCTACGACAAAACCGTTGCCAATCCAACAACCATCAATGTGGACGAAGCCCTTCACATGTATCTGGATCATGACTGCCAGGCGATCATCGGCTTCGGCGGTGGTTCCAGTATGGACTGTGCAAAAGCCACAGCAGCCCGCATTGCCAAGCCACACCAGTCTCTTGCTCAGATGAAGGGAATCCTGAAGATCCACAAAAAGCTTCCTCTTCTCATCGCCATCCCCACGACTGCAGGAACAGGAAGTGAAACAACACTTGCTGCTGTCATTACCGATGCAGAAACACGGCACAAATATGCCATCAACGATTTTCCGCTGATCCCACGCTACGCAGTTCTTGACCCCAAAGTGACTTTAAGCCTTCCGCCGTTTATCACAGCTACCACCGGCATGGATGCCCTGACTCACGCAGTGGAAGCCTACATTGGAAATTCCACTACACCTGGCACAAGAAAAAATGCCCTGGATGCTGTCAGACTGATCTTTGAAAATCTGGATACCGCCTACACACACGGCAATAATATTGAAGCAAGACGAAATATGCTCCGCGCCTCCTATTTCGCAGGCTGTGCCTTCACCAAATCCTACGTTGGATATGTCCACGCAATTGCACATTCTCTCGGCGGAAAATATAATGTTCCACACGGGCTTGCCAATGCAGTGATCCTTCCTATGGTGCTGGAAACCTATGGAGACAGCATTACCCATAAGCTTCGCAGCCTGGCTCTGGCTGTCGGTCTCTGCGATAAACATGAGGACGATAAAACTGCTGCCCGGATGTTTATTGATGCAATAAAAGATATGAAAAAACGCTTTGGCATCGGAGACTATATTCCGGAAATCCAGGAAACGGACATCCCGGAGCTTGCCCATTATGCAGATAAAGAAGCCAATCCTCTGTACCCGGTTCCTGTGCTGATGGATGCCAGCGAACTTGAGACACTGTATTACAGGCTGATGCCTCCGGCAGGCAATTGTTAAAACAGACATTGGCATAAACAGATTTCGATATTTCGAATACAGGATTTTTTCAGAAAGGACTATAATTCCATGGAAAAAGAACAGATCAACCAGCTTTTAGATAAACAGCGCCAGTACTTCTACTCCGGCGCAACTCTTGACCTTGATTTTCGCATCAGCGCCCTGAAACGTCTCCGCGCTTCCATCCGGAAATACGAGGATCAGATCCACGCTGCGCTGAAAAAGGATCTGGGAAAAAGTAATTTCGAAAGCTATATGTGTGAGACCGGACTGGTGCTCTCCGAGATCACACATATGCTGAAAAATATCCGCTCTTACGCGAAGGAACATACTGTTCCAACCCCGCTGGCACAGTTCCATTCCCGCAGTTTCCGTAAACCATCTCCCTACGGTGTGGTTCTCATTATGAGTCCGTGGAACTATCCGTTTCTTCTCACCATGGAACCACTGGTAGACGCCATTGCAGCCGGAAACACAGTCATCCTGAAACCAAGTGCCTACTCACCGGCAACAAGTGAAGTGATCCGTCTTCTCATCCATGAATGCTTCGATGAAAAATACGTTGCAACTGT from Blautia sp. SC05B48 encodes:
- a CDS encoding ImmA/IrrE family metallo-endopeptidase, whose amino-acid sequence is MDIKRLRKIIQYGDCHKEEMEEKIRSFCSFAGISNDKELLNIMQIVRPSFQKKGYLIIELPFCDQEIGALCYKGDALGYIVLNTSLPKVNVNFALCHELYHVLYQKTDFRTKVEFANDDYYTHEEEVAANLFAGMLLMPTSGFRFMFQKFHAESENNERDTVFRLMNYYQVPYMAVLVRCFELELLEESDISKMLLEISADDIKNGFSRLWLDESILNPSYRDDYDKLEYMVKRYGEECMEGAYLNERTLKKVLQNMKRLYREVRGE
- a CDS encoding iron-containing alcohol dehydrogenase, encoding MNPLKKAYCRIFQNVFKFALPLLPYRNPKIIGSVKGIPEVLEKRNYNNVLIITDAGIRSLGLTERLEQTLKRSCISYHIYDKTVANPTTINVDEALHMYLDHDCQAIIGFGGGSSMDCAKATAARIAKPHQSLAQMKGILKIHKKLPLLIAIPTTAGTGSETTLAAVITDAETRHKYAINDFPLIPRYAVLDPKVTLSLPPFITATTGMDALTHAVEAYIGNSTTPGTRKNALDAVRLIFENLDTAYTHGNNIEARRNMLRASYFAGCAFTKSYVGYVHAIAHSLGGKYNVPHGLANAVILPMVLETYGDSITHKLRSLALAVGLCDKHEDDKTAARMFIDAIKDMKKRFGIGDYIPEIQETDIPELAHYADKEANPLYPVPVLMDASELETLYYRLMPPAGNC
- a CDS encoding helix-turn-helix domain-containing protein; the encoded protein is MTKYIENVNVYLSQMKIKQTYISLKTGIDGKKLSRILTGVQDINSTDMEKIASALGKKMDFFMKDSFFIPQISDYTQEKIAFYAGNPTERQNEIAGKLENLMENIDEVMSAKHRFMNISKE